A DNA window from Synchiropus splendidus isolate RoL2022-P1 chromosome 2, RoL_Sspl_1.0, whole genome shotgun sequence contains the following coding sequences:
- the LOC128753926 gene encoding fibroblast growth factor 8b-like, with protein sequence MHQYLNYYKMRLRTSRFGCLLLQFTALCFYAEGSVQPPPNFKHHVTEQSRLSDRMSRRLTRTYQLYSRTSGKHVQVLSNKRVNANGEDGAMHAKLEVETDSFGSRVRIRGVKTGYYICMNKRGKLIGKRKGRGKDCIFTEIVLENNYTALQNAKYEGWYMAFTRKGRPRKASKTKQHQREAHFMKRLPRGHLLSERRPFDVLPLPVHPVGKRTKPSHQQRSGGR encoded by the exons ATGCATCAATATTTGAATTATTACAAGATGAGGCTGAGAACATCGAGGTTTGGTTGTCT GTTACTTCAGTTCACAGCGCTTTGCTTTTACGCAGAG GGTTCCGTGCAGCCTCCACCTAACTTTAAACACCATGTTACCGAGCAGAGCCGGCTGTCGGACCGCATGAGCCGCCGCTTGACCAGGACCTACCAGTTGTACAGTAGAACCAGCGGCAAACACGTCCAGGTCCTGTCCAACAAGCGGGTCAACGCCAACGGCGAGGACGGAGCAATGCACG cGAAACTGGAGGTGGAGACCGACTCTTTTGGGAGTCGGGTCAGGATCAGGGGGGTGAAGACGGGATATTAcatatgtatgaacaagagAGGGAAGCTGATTGGAAAG AGGAAAGGACGAGGGAAAGACTGCATCTTCACAGAGATTGTTTTGGAAAACAACTATACGGCGCTCCAGAATGCTAAGTACGAAGGCTGGTACATGGCGTTCACACGGAAGGGCCGTCCAAGAAAGGCTTCCAAGACCAAGCAGCACCAGCGAGAGGCCCACTTCATGAAGCGGCTACCCAGGGGACACTTGCTCAGTGAGAGGAGGCCGTTTGACGTCCTCCCTCTGCCTGTGCACCCTGTAGGTAAGCGGACTAAACCTTCCCATCAGCAGCGCTCAGGGGGCCGCTGA